One part of the Raphanus sativus cultivar WK10039 chromosome 7, ASM80110v3, whole genome shotgun sequence genome encodes these proteins:
- the LOC108814621 gene encoding cation/calcium exchanger 1 yields MASLFSSPLTSRSLSLLINLFFIFLIYLHFASPNPPHSGSINDLNSLAGGDSCSEGLAALDDHRSRCSYISSQSKCGQQGYVDYLKIFFCVFGESPVLGHLVLSIWLFVLFYLLGDTAASYFCPSLDSLSKVLKLSPTMAGVTLLSLGNGAPDLFSSVVSFTRSNNGDFGLNSVLGGAFFVSSFVVGTICLLIGSRDVSIDKYSFIRDVVFLLVALCCLGLIVFVGRVTIWVALCYLSIYLLYVGFLSASHFLDRKKPISNQILRTKEDLAEMGVPFLSYIDEEKPLPPQKVVRESRTQEQEFKIVILELPPKQPSCFSVLVSIVGLPLYLPRRLTIPVVSEEKWSRPCAVVSTAIAPVLLTELYCSHYSGSKRNLTLYVISGIIGLFFGVLAYLTTEKSRPPKKFSLVWLLGGFTMSVTWTYIIAQELVSLLISLGDIFGISPSVLGLTVLAWGNSLGDLIANVTVAVHGGSDGAQIALSGCYAGPLFNTVIGLGVPLVMTSLAEYPAVYIIPSDNSLLETLGFLMVGLLWALVIMPKKKMRLDRLVGGGLLAIYLCFLFLRLARVFGVLDIDR; encoded by the coding sequence ATGGCAAGTCTTTTCTCCTCACCTCTCACCTCacgttctctctctcttctcatcaacctcttcttcatcttcctcatctATCTCCATTTCGCTTCACCAAATCCTCCTCACTCTGGATCAATCAACGACCTGAACTCTCTCGCCGGCGGTGACAGCTGCAGCGAGGGACTCGCCGCCCTTGACGACCACCGGTCCAGGTGTTCTTACATAAGCTCTCAATCAAAATGTGGCCAACAAGGTTACGTAGACTATCTCAAGATCTTCTTCTGTGTGTTCGGAGAATCCCCTGTTTTGGGCCATCTAGTTTTATCCATCTGGTTGTTTGTTCTGTTCTACTTGCTCGGAGACACGGCCGCGAGTTACTTCTGTCCTTCTTTGGACAGCTTGTCTAAGGTCTTGAAGCTGTCTCCTACCATGGCTGGAGTTACGCTTCTCTCTCTCGGAAACGGTGCGCCGGATTTGTTCTCGAGCGTTGTCTCTTTCACGAGGTCGAACAACGGCGACTTTGGACTCAACTCTGTTTTAGGCGGTGCGTTCTTCGTCTCTAGCTTCGTTGTCGGGACGATTTGTCTCCTGATTGGGTCTAGAGATGTCTCTATCGACAAGTACAGCTTTATCCGCGATGTGGTTTTTCTACTGGTCGCTCTTTGTTGTCTCGGCCTGATCGTTTTCGTCGGCAGAGTAACCATTTGGGTCGCACTTTGTTACCTCTCCATTTATCTACTCTATGTCGGGTTCTTATCGGCTTCGCATTTCTTGGACCGCAAGAAACCTATATCCAATCAAATTCTTCGTACTAAAGAGGATTTGGCCGAGATGGGCGTTCCATTCCTCAGCTATATCGATGAGGAGAAGCCCTTACCGCCGCAAAAAGTTGTTCGAGAATCAAGAACTCAAGAACAAGAATTCAAGATTGTGATTCTTGAATTGCCGCCAAAGCAGCCGTCTTGCTTCTCGGTGCTAGTGAGCATCGTAGGACTGCCTCTATATCTCCCACGCCGGCTCACAATTCCCGTGGTCAGTGAAGAGAAGTGGTCAAGGCCTTGCGCGGTTGTTTCCACAGCCATCGCGCCTGTTCTACTAACCGAGCTTTATTGTTCTCATTACAGCGGGTCCAAAAGAAACCTAACACTATACGTAATCTCTGGAATAATCGGTTTATTCTTTGGTGTCTTAGCCTACTTGACGACGGAAAAGTCTCGGCCACCAAAAAAATTCTCACTGGTTTGGCTTCTAGGCGGCTTCACAATGAGTGTGACATGGACATACATCATAGCACAGGAGCTAGTCTCATTGTTAATATCCCTAGGGGATATCTTTGGCATTAGTCCTTCCGTGTTAGGACTAACCGTACTAGCTTGGGGAAATTCTCTAGGAGATTTAATAGCCAACGTGACCGTGGCGGTTCACGGAGGTAGCGATGGTGCGCAGATAGCACTTTCCGGGTGCTATGCAGGTCCACTATTCAACACGGTGATTGGACTAGGCGTGCCACTTGTCATGACTTCTTTGGCTGAATATCCTGCGGTCTATATCATTCCAAGTGACAATTCGTTGCTTGAGACACTAGGGTTCTTAATGGTAGGCTTGCTTTGGGCACTTGTGATAATgccaaagaagaagatgaggctTGATCGGCTTGTCGGTGGCGGATTACTCGCTATTTACCTatgtttcttgttcttgagaTTGGCTAGGGTTTTCGGAGTGCTTGATATCGACCGGTGA
- the LOC108814604 gene encoding disease resistance-like protein CSA1 — protein MANCSSSSSRAKADEETPQEQVFINFRGIELRNSFVSHLNKSLKNNRINAFIDTDEEMGQSLDVLLTRIERSKIALAIFSPKYTESNWCLKELAKMNERMAQSKLVVIPIFYKVEPVAVKELMGEFGDNFRQLVKSIDKNTKKKWKEALKSVPYSMGVVLTQKSDEDEIIGKVVKEVKRVLSRLSQASPNTLECTIPSLQRHQKCHESSWGIKHRLEQLEEKLCIGIEETTRIIGVVGMPGIGKTTLARKLYEELNNEFLSHVLIEDIHEISKGYGLGYLTKKLLDGLLTNKNPNGEVVHEAYKDQLLKHKHKAFVVLDGVSSKEQINALLGERDWITPGSKIVIATSDKSLIQNLVDDTFEVPRLSDRDALHHFMHYAFDDQAEDDALEPGKFSKLSNDFVHYTKGNPLALKILGAELLGKDKTHWESKLAALTQHHRSPPGQSTSKMLHNLWKGSYDRLCQHQKDTLLDVSCFKSLDEDYVTSLLNSDGAKNEIEDLVNKFMINIYAGKVEMHDTLFMLSKELGREATATDGKGRHRLWHHQTITTLLEKNKGAGNVRSIFLDLADLKRTKSFDSNAFAKMSDLRYLKIYSTHCPQECERDIKLNFPDGLHLPLNELRCLHWLKFPLKEVPQDFNPVNLVDLKLPHSNIERVWEDNKAAPKLKWVNLNHSRKLITLSGLGKAPNLYELNLEGCTALKTLHVDMENMKCLVSLNLRGCTSLKSLPRINLISLKTLILSDCSNFKTFQVISDQLEALYLDGTAIKELPCDIRILQRLVLLNMKGCRKLKRLPDSLAELKALEELLLSHCSKLKEFPQNGKNLSRLEILLLDETAIEKIPTILSVRRLCLSKNNKLTLLPDLINHCPKLQWLDLKHCENLTHVPQLPPTLQCLDVRGCSSLKTISKPLVCSMPTEQIHSKFIFTNCNKLERAAKEEIVVYAKHKCQLLSSALKRCNGGFVPEILFDTSFPGCEIPSWFCHDAIGSLVEFELPPHWNHTRLSGVVLCVVVSLNNCQNHANLMVKFSCEQKSGECITWKVGNLIEQDNEVVDRVGSDHVFIGYTNCLDFIKLLEGQVPRKCASTKASLEFSVTTGIGEEARFEVLRSGLSFVFEPEEIKVPVPRNEDVEGKSKSNGTSSPNGCLKDQPNGHESPKGHFETCIESYITCEAHSS, from the exons ATGGCAAACTGCTCATCCTCCTCTTCCAGGGCGAAAGCAGACGAGGAGACACCCCAAGAACAAGTGTTCATTAATTTCCGCGGAATCGAACTGCGCAACAGCTTCGTTAGCCATCTCAACAAAAGCTTAAAAAATAATCGGATCAATGCCTTTATAGACACAGATGAAGAGATGGGCCAAAGTTTGGATGTTCTGCTCACAAGGATCGAACGGTCCAAGATCGCTCTAGCGATATTCTCTCCAAAGTACACGGAGTCAAACTGGTGCTTGAAGGAGCTTGCAAAGATGAATGAAAGAATGGCACAGAGCAAGCTCGTAGTGATTCCAATCTTCTACAAAGTGGAGCCTGTTGCTGTAAAAGAACTCATGGGAGAGTTCGGTGATAATTTTAGGCAGCTAGTGAAGTCTATTGACAAGAATACGAAGAAAAAATGGAAGGAGGCGTTAAAATCTGTTCCTTACTCAATGGGTGTCGTGTTAACACAGAAAag CGATGAAGACGAGATCATCGGAAAAGTTGTCAAGGAGGTCAAGAGAGTGCTAAGCAGACTTTCACAGGCTTCTCCTAACACCCTAGAATGTACTATACCATCACTTCAAAGACACCAGAAGTGTCATGAAAGCTCTTGGGGAATCAAACACCGACTTGAGCAACTAGAAGAAAAGTTATGCATTGGGATAGAGGAAACAACTCGTATTATTGGTGTTGTTGGGATGCCTGGCATTGGTAAAACCACTCTCGCTAGGAAGCTATACGAAGAGCTGAATAACGAATTCTTGAGCCACGTGTTAATAGAAGATATACATGAAATTTCAAAGGGCTACGGGTTGGGTTACTTAACCAAAAAACTATTGGATGGTTTATTGACTAACAAGAATCCCAACGGTGAGGTCGTCCATGAAGCTTACAAGGATCAATTActaaaacacaaacacaaagcCTTTGTTGTCCTCGACGGTGTTAGTAGCAAGGAACAAATCAATGCTCTTCTCGGTGAACGTGATTGGATTACGCCGGGAAGCAAGATTGTCATTGCAACAAGCGATAAGTCGTTGATACAAAACTTGGTCGATGATACTTTTGAAGTCCCCCGGTTAAGCGACAGGGACGCCTTACACCACTTTATGCATTATGCGTTTGATGATCAAGCAGAAGATGATGCTCTTGAGCCAGGAAAGTTCTCGAAGCTTTCAAATGATTTCGTGCATTACACCAAAGGAAATCCACTAGCTCTGAAGATATTGGGCGCAGAACTTCTAGGGAAAGACAAGACTCATTGGGAATCAAAGCTAGCTGCGTTGACACAACACCATAGAAGTCCACCCGGACAGAGCACAAGCAAGATGCTTCACAATTTATGGAAAGGAAGCTATGATAGATTGTGTCAACATCAGAAAGATACTCTTCTGGACGTGTCTTGCTTCAAGTCGCTAGATGAGGACTACGTAACGAGTTTATTGAATTCGGATGGCGCCAAGAATGAAATAGAAGATCTTGTTAACAAGTTCATGATTAATATTTATGCTGGCAAAGTAGAGATGCATGATACATTGTTTATGCTCTCCAAGGAGCTTGGTCGAGAAGCTACCGCTACTGATGGAAAGGGGCGACATAGGTTGTGGCACCATCAGACGATAACTACTTTGTTGGAGAAAAATAAG GGAGCTGGTAATGTCAGATCTATATTTCTTGACTTGGCCGATTTAAAAAGGACAAAGAGCTTCGACAGCAACGCCTTTGCTAAGATGAGTGATCTAAGATACCTCAAAATCTACAGCACTCATTGTCCTCAAGAATGTGAACGTGACATTAAACTAAACTTCCCAGACGGACTCCATCTACCTTTGAATGAGCTGCGATGTCTCCACTGGTTGAAATTTCCACTGAAAGAAGTTCCACAAGATTTCAACCCTGTTAATTTGGTTGACCTCAAGCTTCCTCACAGCAACATTGAACGAGTTTGGGAAGATAATAAG GCTGCACCAAAACTAAAATGGGTCAACTTGAATCACTCAAGGAAGTTGATCACTCTGTCAGGGTTAGGAAAGGCTCCAAATCTTTATGAACTAAATCTTGAAGGCTGCACGGCATTGAAAACGTTGCATGTGGACATGGAAAACATGAAGTGTCTTGTTTCCTTGAACCTGAGGGGATGCACAAGTCTAAAGTCTCTTCCACGGATAAATTTGATCTCTTTGAAGACTCTCATACTAAGCGACTGCTCAAATTTTAAAACCTTTCAGGTTATTTCAGATCAGCTTGAAGCTCTATACTTGGATGGCACTGCAATAAAAGAACTTCCTTGCGACATACGTATCCTCCAGAGACTTGTCTTACTGAACATGAAAGGTTGCAGGAAGTTGAAAAGGCTCCCTGACAGCCTCGCTGAGCTGAAAGCCCTAGAAGAACTCCTGCTTTCTCATTGTTCAAAGCTCAAAGAATTTCCTCAAAATGGGAAAAACTTGAGCCGTTTGGAGATTTTGCTTTTGGATGAGACTGCCATTGAAAAGATACCAACGATACTCTCAGTGCGACGTTTATGCTTAAGCAAGAATAATAAACTCACCCTACTTCCGGATCTAATCAATCATTGTCCTAAACTGCAATGGCTTGATCTGAAGCACTGTGAGAATCTTACACATGTTCCTCAGCTTCCACCAACTCTTCAGTGTTTAGATGTACGTGGCTGCAGCTCACTGAAAACAATTTCGAAACCACTGGTGTGTTCTATGCCGACGGAGCAGATCCATTCTAAGTTCATTTTCACCAACTGCAACAAATTGGAACGAGCTGCAAAAGAGGAAATTGTAGTCTATGCTAAACATAAGTGTCAGCTGCTATCAAGTGCACTCAAACGCTGCAACGGG GGCTTTGTTCCTGAGATTTTGTTTGACACTAGCTTTCCTGGATGTGAAATACCTTCATGGTTTTGTCATGACGCAATTGGATCTCTGGTGGAGTTTGAATTACCTCCTCACTGGAACCACACCAGGCTTTCAGGGGTAGTCCTATGTGTTGTTGTCTCGCTCAACAACTGTCAAAATCATGCCAACTTGATGGTCAAATTCTCTTGTGAGCAAAAATCCGGAGAGTGCATTACTTGGAAGGTTGGTAATCTGATCGAACAAGACAATGAGGTAGTAGACAGAGTTGGGTCAGATCATGTCTTTATTGGCTACACCAACTGTCTAGACTTCATAAAATTACTTGAAGGCCAGGTTCCGCGTAAATGTGCTTCGACAAAGGCATCCCTTGAGTTTAGCGTGACAACTGGTATTGGTGAGGAAGCTAGGTTTGAAGTTTTGAGATCTGGTCTCAGTTTCGTGTTTGAACCTGAAGAGATCAAAGTTCCAGTCCCAAGAAATGAAGACGTCGAAGGTAAGAGTAAAAGTAACGGAACTTCAAGTCCTAATGGTTGTTTGAAGGATCAACCAAATGGACATGAATCTCCAAAGGGCCACTTTGAGACTTGTATCGAAAGTTACATCACATGTGAAGCACATTCTTCCTAA
- the LOC108815050 gene encoding 50S ribosomal protein 6, chloroplastic, with translation MSVSAIFGTGIATVAASPALRQFQVPKLGNGGGLGMVIECSSRPQKKSTAHHRKTRPKKTQPWDIKRKPTVYAPLPPLPPDWSPLALSSDDGGVTAAGDLVSGAAA, from the coding sequence ATGTCTGTGTCAGCGATCTTTGGCACCGGAATCGCCACCGTGGCTGCTTCTCCGGCTCTCCGCCAATTTCAAGTTCCGAAACTGGGCAACGGAGGAGGACTGGGAATGGTGATAGAGTGTTCGTCGAGGCCGCAGAAGAAATCGACTGCGCATCACAGGAAGACGAGGCCGAAGAAGACTCAGCCTTGGGACATTAAGAGAAAGCCTACAGTGTATGCTCCTCTGCCTCCTCTCCCTCCGGATTGGTCTCCTCTCGCTCTTTCTTCCGACGACGGTGGTGTCACCGCCGCCGGAGATTTGGTCTCAGGCGCTGCCGCATAG